A single region of the Nocardioides sp. W7 genome encodes:
- a CDS encoding VTT domain-containing protein: MNDLWAQYLDLLQALTSPVDDAADWFRQFGPGERMAIAGVAAALETSLLIGILVPGDLVLLLAGTAVASPGEGVGLAVAVSVGAVVGDLGGYALGRWLGPRWRARRLSKGRHGRVENALDYLEHRGGPAILLARFLPFLRSIMPFAVGLSGRSPSAFLVWAVPAAVLWSALYVPIYALAGAPLRDGSAAGTVSLAFSAVGLVVFAGCTLAQRRVQRRLRGASPAA, translated from the coding sequence GTGAACGACCTGTGGGCGCAGTACCTCGACCTGCTGCAGGCTCTCACCAGCCCGGTCGATGACGCTGCCGACTGGTTCCGCCAGTTCGGCCCGGGCGAACGGATGGCGATCGCCGGTGTCGCGGCCGCCCTGGAGACGAGTCTGCTGATCGGCATCCTGGTGCCGGGCGACCTGGTCCTGCTCCTGGCCGGTACGGCGGTGGCGAGCCCCGGCGAGGGCGTCGGCCTCGCGGTGGCCGTGTCCGTCGGGGCTGTGGTCGGCGACCTGGGCGGCTACGCGCTGGGCCGCTGGCTCGGCCCGCGGTGGCGGGCACGACGCCTATCCAAGGGCCGGCACGGCAGGGTCGAGAACGCCCTGGATTACCTCGAGCACCGCGGTGGACCGGCGATCCTGCTCGCCCGCTTCCTCCCGTTCCTGCGCTCGATCATGCCGTTCGCGGTGGGACTGAGCGGTCGGTCACCGTCGGCCTTCCTCGTCTGGGCGGTGCCGGCGGCGGTGCTGTGGTCAGCCCTCTACGTCCCCATCTATGCCCTGGCCGGAGCACCGCTGCGGGACGGATCCGCAGCGGGCACGGTGAGCCTGGCGTTCAGCGCCGTCGGCCTGGTCGTGTTCGCCGGCTGCACCCTTGCCCAGCGCCGGGTCCAGCGGCGCCTTCGCGGCGCCTCGCCGGCTGCCTGA
- a CDS encoding Hsp70 family protein: protein MVHVGIDIGTSNTVAAYVNEQGEAVAHHIENSVLVPSVMYVDELGGRRTVGQAALDEWADPEFDPAASFRRWKLAMGNEVVLGELAIGGSKRSTRVTPEQLTTWLVEYVVGHIADGVGGLEVESVVVTVPHGWRRENPEKCVATRAAASLATTNGTNLKVRELTLSEPVAAASYWLWAARRGDTGAGDDFQGRTVLVVDIGGGTFDLSLVRVGAESDPLVVVDAINHEFAGDFATALVMARVATQANADLGTTLPTDPGELLTLVGGDESAWARAWFLGAQELVRKASTHLAAAASRNLTPRPFRNHFEMPDGEALRVQFTHDEFLTVLEPFYASGRDLVRQFLGLQEAADLPYGVVFAGGGSRIAGVADEIVEPVLADVVKDVATVLGRIVLNDARVDQAVALGAALVASDVVTVEERLLYDIGLGVEVSQPIAKVLDLVAGERTVAVSPMLARGSRLPTEADSATLIGAVEIPAGHSADFSVWVFDDPHHPFKQEWSLPRFASESSVSASVVLTADTDGVLTVHLVREDGVSETVLGRLARERSRRVTLTVDAGIEDKESVQVVSPDDLKAAVDRVRRGKVTS, encoded by the coding sequence ATGGTCCATGTCGGTATCGACATCGGTACGTCGAACACCGTTGCCGCCTACGTCAACGAGCAGGGCGAAGCCGTCGCGCACCACATCGAGAACTCGGTGCTGGTGCCGTCAGTGATGTACGTCGACGAGCTCGGCGGGCGGCGTACCGTCGGCCAGGCCGCTCTTGACGAGTGGGCTGACCCGGAGTTCGACCCGGCCGCCTCCTTCCGGCGCTGGAAGCTGGCGATGGGCAATGAGGTCGTCCTGGGTGAGCTCGCCATCGGCGGGAGCAAGCGAAGCACCAGGGTCACCCCGGAGCAGCTGACCACCTGGCTGGTCGAGTACGTCGTGGGCCACATCGCCGACGGCGTCGGTGGCCTCGAGGTCGAATCGGTGGTCGTGACCGTCCCCCACGGCTGGCGTCGCGAGAACCCGGAGAAGTGCGTGGCAACGCGCGCGGCCGCCTCGCTGGCGACCACCAACGGCACCAACCTCAAGGTGCGTGAGCTCACCTTGAGCGAGCCCGTCGCGGCGGCCAGCTACTGGTTGTGGGCCGCACGGCGCGGCGACACCGGAGCCGGCGACGACTTCCAGGGACGCACGGTTCTGGTCGTCGACATCGGTGGCGGGACCTTCGACCTGAGCCTGGTCCGAGTGGGGGCGGAGTCGGACCCGCTGGTGGTGGTCGACGCGATCAACCACGAGTTCGCTGGTGACTTCGCCACCGCGCTGGTCATGGCGCGCGTCGCCACCCAGGCCAATGCCGACCTGGGCACGACGTTGCCGACCGACCCCGGTGAGTTGCTGACCCTCGTGGGCGGTGACGAATCGGCCTGGGCCCGGGCCTGGTTCCTGGGCGCGCAGGAGCTGGTGCGCAAGGCCTCGACGCACCTGGCTGCTGCGGCGAGCCGGAACCTGACGCCGCGCCCGTTCAGGAACCACTTCGAGATGCCTGACGGTGAAGCGCTCAGGGTCCAGTTCACCCACGACGAGTTTCTGACCGTCCTCGAGCCCTTCTACGCATCGGGTCGTGACCTGGTGCGCCAGTTTCTGGGGCTCCAGGAGGCCGCCGATCTCCCGTACGGCGTGGTCTTCGCGGGCGGCGGCAGCCGGATTGCCGGTGTCGCCGACGAGATCGTCGAACCGGTCCTCGCCGACGTCGTCAAGGACGTCGCGACGGTGCTCGGCCGGATCGTCCTCAACGACGCGCGGGTCGACCAGGCAGTCGCGCTCGGCGCCGCCCTGGTCGCGAGCGACGTGGTGACGGTCGAGGAACGCCTGCTCTACGACATCGGCCTCGGCGTCGAGGTGTCGCAGCCGATCGCGAAGGTCCTCGACCTGGTCGCGGGCGAGCGGACGGTCGCGGTCTCGCCGATGCTGGCGCGCGGCTCTCGGCTCCCGACGGAGGCCGACAGTGCCACGCTGATCGGGGCCGTGGAGATCCCGGCGGGTCACAGCGCCGACTTCAGCGTGTGGGTGTTCGACGACCCGCACCATCCCTTCAAGCAGGAGTGGTCGCTGCCGCGCTTCGCGAGCGAATCGAGTGTGTCGGCATCGGTGGTCTTGACGGCTGACACCGACGGGGTCCTGACCGTGCACCTGGTGCGCGAGGACGGGGTCAGCGAGACGGTCCTGGGCCGGCTCGCGCGGGAGCGGTCGCGACGGGTCACGCTCACCGTGGATGCGGGCATTGAGGACAAGGAGTCGGTTCAAGTGGTCAGCCCCGACGACCTGAAGGCAGCGGTTGACAGGGTGCGGCGAGGGAAGGTCACGTCATGA
- a CDS encoding 4Fe-4S single cluster domain-containing protein, translating into MTPEAPGPGLLRIGHTALDVVDTLGPGRRSVVWVQGCTIHCAGCIVPESWRAGGRLVDPAELADELLADQDAQLTVSGGEPTEQPAAVARLLAAARERGRTTWVYTGRSIEDLVAEGDDDLLTMLALTDVLVDGPFAEDQAGGVGYRGSRNQRILRLTDAVDEESALGGRPGKIELRLSSSNHELTLIGIPEPGLMTSLRERLAARGHELNSRHWR; encoded by the coding sequence ATGACGCCCGAGGCACCGGGTCCGGGCCTGCTCCGGATCGGCCACACCGCTCTCGACGTCGTCGACACCCTGGGTCCGGGGCGGCGTTCAGTCGTCTGGGTCCAGGGCTGCACCATCCACTGCGCCGGCTGCATCGTCCCGGAGAGTTGGCGCGCAGGTGGCCGGCTCGTCGATCCGGCGGAGCTGGCCGACGAACTGCTCGCCGACCAGGACGCCCAGCTGACGGTCAGCGGCGGCGAGCCGACCGAGCAACCGGCGGCGGTGGCCCGGCTGCTCGCGGCCGCACGCGAGCGGGGGCGCACCACCTGGGTCTACACCGGGCGCTCCATCGAGGACCTGGTCGCCGAAGGGGACGACGACCTGCTGACCATGCTCGCTTTGACTGATGTGCTGGTCGACGGGCCCTTCGCCGAGGACCAGGCCGGTGGCGTCGGCTATCGCGGGTCACGCAACCAGCGGATCCTGCGCCTGACCGATGCGGTCGACGAGGAGTCTGCGCTCGGTGGCCGACCGGGCAAGATCGAGTTGCGACTGTCGTCGAGCAACCACGAACTCACGCTCATCGGCATCCCTGAGCCCGGCCTGATGACTAGCCTCCGCGAGCGACTGGCGGCCCGGGGTCACGAACTCAACTCCCGCCACTGGCGCTGA
- a CDS encoding AAA family ATPase has product MLHGEGIIDVVFHDMFHGCVVVPRSVELWAGQEWADGDSAPLIVRLTNTGDLDFGGNADQEAARQAFDLRRNPRGPRFASRRPTRRTGAAEQTPLTPEQEEEAREAADQAADGVADGLGSGRGLLNRMEQVAAALEAQGHGRMLVVVDDLAGQLEELQALGQDGMRLQVINCLKRRWLTRINPNEALVVHLDRDRALAPLLNGVAGVAWWPVGGPSAGEIGEALVRLDARHRIGLENVSAVSDALAHHGSLRESLGAASRTYQARGRIDPAGVLDLPDIDEEAIATVLGELDQMVGLEDLKAKLRDKRDGAVKLRERVGAGKPDDLRTMHMIFRGGAGTGKTTAAKIVARLFHALGLLSTDWVVETTANDIVSQFQGASRERMVAKIAEARNGVLFIDEAHQFADQSNSHVQEALQALVPLAWDNRHNMVIILAGYAPGMADLLATDEGLERRFPVDGRIEFHDYNRDELWEILSRQLRKQGLRVEPGTEATLRRVLVSRSQRSGFGNAGGVGNLVGEILDIRDARPDADPDVVTSRDMPPRVRRRPEELAQARAALDQMIGLSSVKDAVADVVANLLYIELEDEDIPGAPRYRFVGPPGTGKTTVARLMGQMLYGAGLLDRKQVVEVKGADLMAPYVGQTAPRVRKMFVDARGGVLFIDEAHALIPRGEGTFARDALSAVAAELTHPDNRDTVLILAGYPGEIDQLIQAEPGLARRVPSVIPFEALTPAECVEKARFMVGAGDRPHTAEPLFYSALEELVLEAQQNPNFGSAGWVENIVGGAISQLRRRVAADPVAYDAPGRRHLLVEDLGLVRPTEQPVREVTVAVDLAAEPSLAPRIPIRLDSFIPHAPVLPRAGSASGHLRDVVARRVADAVVLVDVETPTATGTGTGFMVTHDDIVLTSWHVVHDSVAIQVFLGPGRGSAPSQVVAHDEVNDLALLRVLRDDAVPPLQPLALATSTDLRPLQELIVVGNAQVGHGEEPRVITAQVARNQEQDGAHFETDGAIEEGFSGGPLFEIDQGGVVGVVRGGRGRNVKVAVRSERALDLLRSLGYREGDL; this is encoded by the coding sequence ATGCTTCACGGCGAAGGCATCATCGATGTCGTCTTCCATGACATGTTCCACGGTTGCGTGGTCGTGCCGCGGTCCGTCGAGTTGTGGGCCGGCCAGGAGTGGGCCGACGGCGACTCCGCCCCGCTCATCGTGCGGCTGACCAACACCGGCGACCTCGACTTCGGCGGGAACGCCGATCAGGAGGCCGCCCGCCAGGCGTTCGACCTGCGCCGGAACCCGCGAGGCCCGCGCTTCGCCAGCCGCAGGCCGACGCGCCGTACGGGCGCGGCCGAACAGACGCCGCTCACTCCAGAGCAGGAGGAGGAGGCCCGCGAGGCAGCCGACCAGGCTGCCGACGGCGTGGCCGACGGGCTCGGGAGCGGCAGGGGCCTGCTCAACCGCATGGAGCAGGTGGCCGCCGCGCTGGAGGCTCAGGGACACGGGCGGATGCTGGTCGTCGTAGATGATCTCGCCGGCCAACTGGAAGAGCTGCAGGCGCTCGGGCAGGACGGCATGCGGTTGCAGGTGATCAACTGCCTCAAGCGACGCTGGCTGACCCGGATCAACCCCAACGAAGCGCTCGTCGTCCACCTCGACCGCGATCGAGCGCTCGCCCCGCTGCTGAACGGCGTCGCCGGAGTGGCGTGGTGGCCCGTCGGCGGGCCGAGCGCCGGCGAGATCGGCGAGGCGCTGGTGCGGCTGGACGCGCGTCACCGCATCGGGCTGGAGAACGTCTCCGCCGTCTCCGACGCCCTCGCCCACCACGGCTCACTGCGCGAGTCGCTCGGTGCCGCGTCGCGGACCTACCAGGCGCGGGGCCGGATCGATCCGGCCGGCGTTCTCGACCTGCCGGACATCGACGAGGAAGCCATCGCCACCGTCCTCGGCGAACTCGACCAGATGGTCGGGCTGGAGGACCTGAAGGCCAAGCTGCGCGACAAGCGCGACGGCGCGGTCAAGCTGCGTGAGCGGGTCGGTGCCGGGAAGCCGGACGACCTGCGAACGATGCACATGATCTTCAGAGGTGGCGCGGGCACCGGCAAGACGACCGCGGCCAAGATCGTCGCCCGCTTGTTCCATGCCCTCGGCCTGCTGTCGACCGATTGGGTCGTCGAGACGACGGCGAACGACATCGTCTCGCAGTTCCAGGGCGCCAGTCGGGAGCGGATGGTCGCCAAGATCGCGGAGGCGCGCAACGGTGTGCTCTTCATCGACGAGGCCCACCAGTTCGCCGATCAGTCCAACAGCCATGTCCAAGAAGCGCTCCAGGCGCTGGTCCCGCTCGCCTGGGACAACCGGCACAACATGGTCATCATTCTCGCCGGCTATGCCCCGGGCATGGCGGACCTGCTGGCGACCGACGAAGGCCTGGAACGACGGTTCCCGGTGGATGGGCGAATCGAGTTCCATGACTACAACCGTGACGAGCTGTGGGAGATCCTTTCCCGCCAGTTGCGCAAGCAGGGATTGCGCGTCGAACCAGGCACCGAAGCCACGCTTCGCCGGGTCCTGGTCTCGCGTTCCCAGCGCAGCGGGTTCGGCAACGCCGGCGGCGTGGGGAACCTCGTCGGCGAGATCCTCGACATTCGTGACGCGCGACCCGACGCGGACCCGGACGTGGTGACGTCGCGAGACATGCCGCCGCGCGTCAGGCGCCGTCCCGAGGAGCTGGCCCAGGCGCGCGCTGCCCTCGACCAGATGATCGGGTTGTCCTCGGTGAAGGACGCGGTCGCGGACGTCGTCGCGAACCTGCTCTACATCGAGCTCGAGGACGAGGACATTCCGGGCGCGCCCCGCTACCGCTTCGTCGGGCCTCCCGGCACCGGAAAGACGACCGTGGCCCGGCTGATGGGTCAGATGTTGTACGGCGCCGGCCTGCTCGACCGCAAGCAAGTCGTCGAGGTCAAGGGCGCGGACCTGATGGCGCCGTACGTCGGCCAGACCGCGCCGCGGGTCCGCAAGATGTTCGTCGATGCCCGAGGTGGTGTGCTCTTCATCGATGAGGCGCACGCCCTGATCCCGCGCGGTGAGGGCACTTTCGCCCGCGATGCCCTGAGCGCCGTGGCCGCCGAGCTCACTCACCCCGACAACCGGGACACGGTACTCATCCTGGCCGGCTACCCGGGCGAGATCGACCAGCTCATCCAGGCCGAGCCGGGACTCGCACGTCGGGTGCCGTCGGTGATTCCCTTCGAGGCGTTGACTCCGGCGGAGTGCGTGGAGAAGGCGCGATTCATGGTCGGTGCCGGGGATCGACCGCACACGGCGGAGCCACTCTTCTACTCGGCGCTCGAGGAGCTCGTGCTCGAGGCGCAGCAGAACCCCAACTTCGGCAGCGCCGGGTGGGTCGAGAACATCGTGGGTGGTGCCATCAGCCAGCTCCGACGGCGCGTGGCCGCAGACCCGGTGGCGTACGACGCACCGGGGCGCCGCCACCTGCTGGTCGAGGACTTGGGTCTGGTGCGCCCGACTGAGCAGCCGGTCCGGGAAGTGACAGTCGCTGTCGACCTCGCGGCCGAGCCCTCACTGGCGCCGCGGATCCCGATCCGGCTCGACAGCTTCATCCCGCACGCACCGGTGCTGCCGCGAGCCGGCTCGGCATCGGGTCACCTGCGTGACGTCGTGGCCCGTCGGGTCGCCGATGCCGTCGTCCTGGTCGACGTCGAGACACCCACCGCCACGGGCACGGGGACGGGCTTCATGGTCACCCACGACGACATCGTGTTGACCAGCTGGCACGTGGTGCACGACAGCGTCGCGATCCAGGTGTTCCTCGGGCCGGGCCGCGGATCTGCGCCGTCGCAGGTGGTGGCGCACGACGAGGTGAACGACCTCGCCCTGCTGCGGGTGCTGCGTGATGATGCGGTGCCGCCGCTCCAGCCCCTCGCGCTCGCGACGAGCACCGACCTGCGTCCGCTCCAGGAACTGATCGTGGTCGGCAACGCCCAGGTCGGTCACGGCGAGGAGCCGCGCGTCATCACCGCACAGGTGGCGCGCAACCAGGAACAGGACGGCGCCCACTTCGAGACCGACGGCGCGATCGAGGAGGGCTTCAGCGGAGGCCCCCTGTTCGAGATCGACCAGGGCGGCGTCGTCGGCGTGGTCCGCGGTGGTCGCGGTCGCAACGTGAAGGTCGCCGTCCGATCCGAGCGGGCACTCGACCTGCTGCGAAGCCTGGGCTACCGGGAAGGGGACCTGTGA